The Methanobrevibacter sp. TLL-48-HuF1 genomic sequence GCCATTTGCCATTGAACATGCATCATCTCGTTCAAGATTAACATGATACATATTAGCCAGATCATGTCTTAACTCATCATCTAAAGTATTTTCCATATAGCTATTCAGATATCTGTTATATCCACCAAACAGCTCATCAGCACCCTGACCTGAAATAGCTACCTTAATGTTATCTTCAGCTATCATTTTAGAAGCAAGATAAACAGTCATTCCAACTCCGATTTTCATCAGATTATTTTCACCAATTGCCTGAACAACATCTTTCAGACTGTCCTTTACAATACTTTCCGTAATGTCATGAACCTTTAGAGGAAGACCCAAATACTCGGCTACACACTTAGCAGCAACTACATCCTTGGAATCCTTTTTACCGACAGCATACAAAGTAACTTTAAGATTTTTATTTAAAGATATTTCCCGAAGCAGCAAAGCTATCAAAGAGCTGTCAACACCTCCTGAAAATATTACTCCAACTTCATTCAAATCCTCAACCCTTTTTAAAACAGCCAGTTTAAGAAGCTTTTCAAGTTTTCTGTTGTCGGTTTCAAACCTCTTCTGGAAAATATCCGTTTTAGGAGCTATTTCTTTCCAGTTGTAAAGTATATGCCCCGGCTTTAATGTTTTGATATCTCCTTTCAAACACTGTTTTGAAGAAGCAAAAGCATTTTGTGTGTAAAATAAAGGTTTGACACCTAATGGATCTCTTGAGACAGCCAGGTTAGTGCCGTCTGTAACAGCATAGGCATAATCCCCGTCTAAGAGATTATTTGTTTTTTCAACTGCCTGAAGCAGATCATCCCCATAATAAAAATCAATTAAATTAAGCAATAACTCAGAATCAGAAGAAATATCTTTATTTTTTGTTAATTTAGCCAGCAAATTCTTTAGAGAAGAATAATTATAAATCTCACCATTGAAAACCAAAGTTAAACTGTTTTTAGCTATTGGCTGAGTGTGAGAAGTCCTGTTTTCCAAATTATGGACAGCCAGCAGATTATGACCTAAACCTAAAGAATAAGTGTTGTTATCATCAAAATCGTTTAAATCAATCCCTTTTTGTATTTTACCGTCTAAAAATATTCCGGAAGCATCTTTTCCCCTACTTTTTGAGGTTTTTAACATAGCTATTAAATCATTAGCTTTGAAATTACCCTGAAGACCAACTATTGAACACATATTACCTTACATATCCTATTTTTTATAATATTAATTTAACAGTTATTTATTATAATTCAATTTATTTCTCTTTATTTATTTGCAAGCAAAAAGTTGTGTGAATTTTACTTGGAAACCATTTATTAAGTGTAATGAACTCATTAATCTTTTTTAACTTCCTTATCCATTTAAATTATATTCTTTTTCTAAATTTAAAATCATGAAATAAACTAAATATAATCTATTGCTGAATTTATATTCACCGCTTTTTTCTTTACCAATAGATTCTAAAATATGAAGTTCTGTTGCTCTTTGAAGAAACTTCGAAAAAACTTTTTTTTCAGAAGCTGATAAGAATTTTTCAAAATCACTTTTCTTAAATGAGTCAAATCCTTTATCACCTAATTTCATTAAAATACTTTCATAATTCTTACTACGGATAGATTTATCCATAACTGGTTTTATCTGTCGTTTACCTATTAATCTACCTGCTTCAACAATACCTTTAATTGCATATTCCTTATTAACAATATTTTCCTCAACTTCCCAAAAAACAGAATCTCCTATTTCCTGCATCATCAAAGGAATACCCTCTGAAAAAGTTACCATATACTTTAAAGAGTCATCATCACATTTAATTCCTACACTATCAAAAGTATCCTGAAAAAACTCAGTAATTTCCTTGGAATTTAAATAATCAATATGATTATAATGAAAAATTCTTGAAAAAGATTCATCCTGATTTACAAGACTATTAAATTTTTCAGGATATCCGGCTAATAGAATATATAATGGAATATTATAATCTTTCATTTCAATAGAATCTGCAAACTTTTTATACCAATCGACAAACTCTTTTGATTCAGATAAACCATTAATATCATCAATAATTAAAAAAATACCCTTTTCAGTACATAATTCTTCATATGATTTATTCAAATAATATAAAAAATTATCAACAATATCTCTAGAAGCATACTCATCTAGTTTAAAATTGAATTTATTTCCTTTAACTTCAATACTTTCAACATAATCTCCAAAAATATTTTTAATTTTAGATTTTATGGAATCTTTTGGTGCAGAGTTAATCAACTCTTCTAAAATTTGTTTTACTAAATTTTCTAAAGAATGATTTCCTTTATTTGAAATATATACTCCCACCATTTTGTCTTGAACAAAGTCCTGAACATATCTTGCTAAAGATGTTTTACCCATACCTTTTTCCCCAGTGATAAAATAATGCTGAACATCACCTTTTTCTGCTTTATTCAAGTATCTTAAAATTTTTTTAACTATTTTAGTTCTTCCTTTAAAATAATATGGACTGACTGGATGACCTGGTTGAAACGGACTTTCCTTATCAAAATCAAAATCATCCAACATTAAAATTCACTCCTTAATATCCATTACTACCTTTTAATACTACTATTATAATCTATTAAATAAATAAACATTTTTGTTTAACTACTCATTACCCAGTACAATTAATGTAAAATCAAGTTATACATAATTCTGCTCACTGTTTGACAGTGGCTAATGTGATATAATAAAACATATATATCAAACAAGCTGTTATATGAAGTTAAGAAAGATATAACTGGAGCTGAAGGAAGAAAGTATAGGGATTTATAGTTTTATTCTTCACCACAATTATGAGTAGCCAATTATAGCACATATTATTAAAATTAATTTATGAGTATTCCATAGGATATAATTTTGTTAATAAATAGTATAAATCTTACTAAAATACTTGGAGATTCATTTGGAATTGATACTATTAGCTTAATTTATGTTGGAGTAACTAAAAACCCTAGAAAAATTACTTTATTATATTCTTCAGATAAATAAATAAACAACAAATAGCAAAACAATTATTAAATAACATAATAGAAGTTTGGAGTTAGGAATGCAAGAAAATATGTATCATATCCACAAATACAAAAAGAATTTGGATAATCATATGTGATATCAGTATATGTGGAACCTAAGGGTATTAAAAGAGTATATAACTATGCAAATAAATTTATTAAATATGCAAAATCAGAATATTTAGATACATTAGAAAAATACTTTGTAAGGGAATTTGATAATAAAATAAGATAACTAAAATTTTCTACCATTCTAATAGACATATTAATAAGGTAGTATTATTTCAACACATTAGAAAATAAAGTAATCTTTAAAAAAATACTTGAAGAAATAAGAAATAATTACCATCGAAAACAGATTTATATTATGAAACAATAAAAGAGCTATACAATGTTGTACTAAATGATTGCATATTTGAAGATTATCAATCCATTTAATATTCATGACTAAATAATTTTTATAAAATCCCCACTACAGAAATAATATAAATGGCTAGTGGATTGTATACTGTGAAGTGTTATCCATTAAAATAAGGATTGTGATGTTTCAAATATTCTACACAATTACCTTACACAGTAAAGTGAAATAAAAAAATAATAAGTGATTTGATAAAAAATGAAAACTCAAAAATTAATTGTAATCGGATTAATAGCAGTAATAGCTATTGTAGGAATAGGCATTTATATTTATGCAGATATCCAAACACAACATGGCATGACTGTTGAGAAATATTGTGAAAAATATGATTGTCATATAGTAGAATACAAATATTATGATGCCGATACTATATATGCGATACTTGAAGATAATAATGGAAATAGTTGCGGCAGTATTAAAATGCATTCAAATTATGTATTAAATATAGTGGAACTAGATACATCAAATTTCCATCCTCCTGGAGGATTATAATGATCTTATTTTAGAAGGTGACCTGGACCTGATTGAATTTGCTTATGATGTCGGAATAGGTGAGAAAAATTCAATGGGTTTTGGAATGGTTAAATTATTGAAATAAGTTAATAAAAATAAAAAAAGAGTTAAGAGAAGATTTCTCCTAACTGATTGTAATTTTATTTCCAATCTGATAACTGTTCCATATTGAAGTGATGATATATTCTCCCCTGAGAAGTCGGATATTTAAACTTGCAACACCATTATCTGCTGTTGTTTTATTGTAAAATACTCCGTTTACATTGAATATCACTGTCTGATTAGCTAAGGGTTTTCCCTGACCGTCAAGAACAGTTGCATTAAATTTACTGCCGTCCTTAAACTTCATGGACAAATCATCAGTAAGCAGGACACTTTTAACAACCACATTGTTTCCCACATCATATCCTTCATATATTGCAGTTACAATATATTTTCCGGGATTCAAATTGATGTTTAGTGTTACTGTTTCATTTTCATCAACTGTTCTGTTATAAAATACTCCGTTTATGTTAAATGTTACAGTTTTACCAACAGCTAAGCTTCCGTCTTTATCATAGACTTTTGCTGTGTATTGTGTGCTGTTTTTATAATATTTGACTATATCATGGTTTTCACAGATAAGTGCTTTGACAGTTATGTTGAAACCTTTTTTCTC encodes the following:
- a CDS encoding asparagine synthetase B, translated to MCSIVGLQGNFKANDLIAMLKTSKSRGKDASGIFLDGKIQKGIDLNDFDDNNTYSLGLGHNLLAVHNLENRTSHTQPIAKNSLTLVFNGEIYNYSSLKNLLAKLTKNKDISSDSELLLNLIDFYYGDDLLQAVEKTNNLLDGDYAYAVTDGTNLAVSRDPLGVKPLFYTQNAFASSKQCLKGDIKTLKPGHILYNWKEIAPKTDIFQKRFETDNRKLEKLLKLAVLKRVEDLNEVGVIFSGGVDSSLIALLLREISLNKNLKVTLYAVGKKDSKDVVAAKCVAEYLGLPLKVHDITESIVKDSLKDVVQAIGENNLMKIGVGMTVYLASKMIAEDNIKVAISGQGADELFGGYNRYLNSYMENTLDDELRHDLANMYHVNLERDDACSMANGVELRLPFLDKNLVEFALNIPVRYKISGSDDKLRKNILRKLAFNLGLDKQIAYRPKKAAQYGTGIDKILRKKVLRDIDIGEYLK
- a CDS encoding ATP-binding protein translates to MLDDFDFDKESPFQPGHPVSPYYFKGRTKIVKKILRYLNKAEKGDVQHYFITGEKGMGKTSLARYVQDFVQDKMVGVYISNKGNHSLENLVKQILEELINSAPKDSIKSKIKNIFGDYVESIEVKGNKFNFKLDEYASRDIVDNFLYYLNKSYEELCTEKGIFLIIDDINGLSESKEFVDWYKKFADSIEMKDYNIPLYILLAGYPEKFNSLVNQDESFSRIFHYNHIDYLNSKEITEFFQDTFDSVGIKCDDDSLKYMVTFSEGIPLMMQEIGDSVFWEVEENIVNKEYAIKGIVEAGRLIGKRQIKPVMDKSIRSKNYESILMKLGDKGFDSFKKSDFEKFLSASEKKVFSKFLQRATELHILESIGKEKSGEYKFSNRLYLVYFMILNLEKEYNLNG
- a CDS encoding CRISPR-associated endoribonuclease Cas6; translated protein: MLEGDLDLIEFAYDVGIGEKNSMGFGMVKLLK